One stretch of Calonectris borealis chromosome 5, bCalBor7.hap1.2, whole genome shotgun sequence DNA includes these proteins:
- the WDR20 gene encoding WD repeat-containing protein 20 isoform X13, with protein MLLSKMAAEGGGKEMNEIKTQFTTREGLYKLLSHSEYSRPNRVPFNSQGSNPVRVSFVNVNDQSGNGDRLCFNVGRELYFYIYKGVRKIQKRK; from the coding sequence ATGCTCCTTTCCAAGATGGCggcggagggaggagggaaggagatgaaCGAGATTAAGACCCAGTTCACCACCCGGGAGGGGCTGTACAAGCTGCTGAGCCACTCGGAGTACAGCCGGCCTAACCGGGTGCCCTTCAACTCGCAGGGTTCCAACCCAGTCCGCGTTTCCTTCGTCAACGTCAACGACCAGAGCGGCAACGGGGACCGGCTCTGCTTCAATGTGGGCCGGGAGCTCTACTTTTATATCTACAAGGGGGTCCGCAAG